Part of the Oncorhynchus mykiss isolate Arlee chromosome 12, USDA_OmykA_1.1, whole genome shotgun sequence genome, CAAGTGCGTTTTGGAAGTTGATTCACTAATTGATGAGGAGTAACAGAACAAACTGATATTTTCATTTCAACCCGTATCACATATTCTGATCTACCAGAACAAGAGATGTTGTTTTGCTGTAAATGTGaactattcctctctctctctctctctctctcgcgtgtgtgtgtgtgtgtgtgtgtgatcaaaaCCTGCTCTTGTTTTAGGCATCCCCTGGCCACGTTCTTCCATCTCTTCTTCCGCACCAGTGCCATCTTAGTCTACTTACTGTGTGAAATCCTGAGCAGTAGTTTCATCGTCTGTATGGTCACCATCATCCTCCTCCTTTCATGTGACTTCTGGACAGTCAAGGTGGGTGGGTTGTCACAGTTTGATGTGGTACAACTTTATTTGGtcatacccttttcacactatcgTGTTGGCCTGGATATTTTCTTTTCACGTTGCCCTTTCCCACATGTTTCCAGCAATTATGTtggatgtgtaaccaggccagGCTAGCACCGCTTGACAGAGTAGTGTAAAAAGGGTCAAAGTTGCCTTTGTTTTATAGGTCCAGTTGGTCAGTGATCCCATTGTGTTTCTTTCTCAGAATGTGTCTGGCAGGTTGATGGTGGGCCTCAGGTGGTGGAACCAGGTGGATGAGGATGGACAGAGCCACTGGGTGTTTGAGTCCAGACCAGTACGGTTGCAGTATAgtccatgactgtatttgtatttattacggctccccattagctgctgccaatgcAGCTGCTACTCtgcctggggtccaaacacattaaggcacttacatataaaacaaaagataaaacagtacatcatattaccactacatatctacaatacaaaatgtataataccataTTACAATATACGTATGTGCTAGTacttgtatgcatgtgtctgtacatttgtgtgtctcttcacagttcccactgtttcataaggtgtatttttatctatttaaaaaaaaaagtctgattctactgcttgcataagttacctgatgtggaatagagttccatgtagtcatggctttatgtagtactgtgcgcctcccatattCTATTCTGGACTTggagattgtgaagagacctctggtggcatgtcttgtggggtatccataggtgtctgagctgtgtgctagtagtttaaacagaaagatcggtacattcagcttgtcaacacttcttacaacaacaagtagtgatgaagtcaatctctcatgcactttgagccatgagagatttacacacatatcattaatgttagctccccgtgtacatccaagggccaggcatgctgccctgttctgagccaattgtaatttttcAAAGTCCCTCGTTGTGGCACCTGACTACACtattgaacagtagtccaggtgtgacaaaactaaggcctgtaggagctgccttgttgatagtgttgttaagaaggcagaaaagcactttattatggacagacttctccccatcttagctactgttgtatcaatatgttttgaccatgacagtgttgtgttagacaagtaactctttatccacaatgtagcagggggtgtaaagccattacacatgtttttccagcagccgactatgatcaataatgtcaatagccgcactgaagtctaacaaaacagcccccacaatctttttatcaatttctctcagacaatttgtttactgtaaaatagcattgtatctggtcaagaaggttactaagggttggtaacaggctgagtGGAGTTGTAGTTGTGCCTGTCTATTAGTTtagttttcatttatttattcgcACCCACAAAATACAAGTGAAAGACAAACAGTGCCGATAAACAACAAGGTGAGTTTGGAAATCCAAGAGGGCTTATATGAAAATtgcaccccccaaaaaaacagtaTATAGAAAATCAGACTGTTCAATCAATTAAACAAAGCAAAGAGTCTATGACTGAAAGAATTGCAACAACTAAGACTTCTGTAGACATGTGCTTAATTTCCCCAACTCTCTCTGTAGGCAACCAGTAGAAAAGTTCCAACCAACTCTGAATCACAGATCTTCTGGCTGGGTCTGGTTGTGTGTCCAGTCCTCTGGGTCATCTTTGTGTTCAGTACTCTCTTCTCCTTCAAGTTTAAGTGGCTGGTGGGTTCAGTACCTTTCCTTTCTCCATTTGAATTTAGACATCTCTAATTTCCCACCCGATAATTAATATGTCAAACCTAGTATGAAGCTAGCTATATGATTTAACATAAACAGATACATGCATTGTTTTGGGTTCTCAAAGAAACATAAATAATCACAACGCATTGCATTTTTATGTCATGTCCCCTTGCAGGCAGTGGTGATCATGGGTGTGGCATTGCAGTGGGCCAACCTGTATGGATATGTGCGATGCAAAGTAGGCGGGAAGACCAACTTGAGGAGCATGGCAACCAACTACCTTGGCAGCCAGTTCTTCAAACAGGTATATAGTTCTTATTTAAAAACAGATCATATTAGACATTTCAGCTCATAGGTAGCAATTCGGAGGATAATAAACACCAACTCATTTTTAATTTCGACTACAATTGTATTTCCCATTTGAGATCGGGTTCAGTTGCAACATGGACTACTTTTGTCTGTGATAATATAGTTAGTTATATGATATTTCTGCCATCTAAACATTCatgtttgttttctttatataggCAATGACCAAACAGGGACCCTAGAGGTGGCTGTGCAGAGAGAAGAAACGTTAGCATTTCTGCTAATGTAATATTTTATGTTATCAAGAGGATCTTGCCTTGCTTTAACTGAGGCAtaggctactgttatttttcttaATTCCTGTTGAACAGGTGGAAGGCATCTCTCTATTCTGAGGGCACGGGGTTGTTTCCTACAGAGTCCTACAAACGATGTAGTATAAAACTAAGAGACTACTAGGCTTCTTTGTATGTTTGTTTCATTTGTTTTCCTGCTAAATATTCAAATACAACCTTGTTAATGATAACTGCTGATTGTAATATAAGACATTTGtaaatattatatttacataaAATGTCTGGGTGAATGAATAAAAACAACAGTGTGTGAGTCAAGTGAGTTGTAATAATATCATGCAAAAAAATGTCCACACTAAATGCAGCCAATGGAATTTGTCCTTGGAAGTTTGGCGCAAAGAAGCAGAAGCCACTTGACTAACCGTCAACAACCCGTTTAATTAACCTGTGGTTCAGTTGGCTAACTCATTTACCTGGCAGGGGGTGAACTGTTTTACAAATGCTTGACAATAAAATAGTAAAGTTATGCCTAAAAAGGGAATTGTTAACAGAATGACTGCGACAGATGAAACATATTTGTGGAGAGAGAAGATTGAGGAGAAGCTCAAACGGGTAACGTTAGGCTCGCTGGCTAGTTACAGTAGCTAGCGTTAGCAAAATCAAGTTAGCATCCATGAACTAGGACTAACGTTAGCAGCTGTAGCTTGTATCTAGTAACACGCCTGGGTTAGGGTGTCATTCAGACCACACAATGGCTAGTGAACCCTTCACATGTCTGTACAAATATTATATGACATTGCTTGCTAGAGTAGTAGACTTACTAACGTTTTGACTATTTGTATGAGAACTCACTGTAGCCTCATTAAATGCAACAATAATATGTAGGgagagctaacgttagccaaattagattaaactagctagctaccaatcCGTTTTCTTCTCAAGGATCAAGATCTGCTGACATTCGTTAGCGACAGCCTCAAAAGAAGTGATCAGCTGACTAAAGGCATGGTAAGCTTAATCTGAAATCAAAGAACTTGAATCCTCTTACATAAGCTAGCTAACTGTTAGCTACCTGACTCGTGTC contains:
- the LOC110487451 gene encoding Golgi apparatus membrane protein TVP23 homolog B isoform X1, whose protein sequence is MTRLDSQEADAPLFGEDDDDTPTRQKKSEIKHPLATFFHLFFRTSAILVYLLCEILSSSFIVCMVTIILLLSCDFWTVKNVSGRLMVGLRWWNQVDEDGQSHWVFESRPATSRKVPTNSESQIFWLGLVVCPVLWVIFVFSTLFSFKFKWLAVVIMGVALQWANLYGYVRCKVGGKTNLRSMATNYLGSQFFKQAMTKQGP
- the LOC110487451 gene encoding Golgi apparatus membrane protein TVP23 homolog B isoform X2, which produces MIKDSQEADAPLFGEDDDDTPTRQKKSEIKHPLATFFHLFFRTSAILVYLLCEILSSSFIVCMVTIILLLSCDFWTVKNVSGRLMVGLRWWNQVDEDGQSHWVFESRPATSRKVPTNSESQIFWLGLVVCPVLWVIFVFSTLFSFKFKWLAVVIMGVALQWANLYGYVRCKVGGKTNLRSMATNYLGSQFFKQAMTKQGP